Proteins from one Desulfonatronovibrio magnus genomic window:
- a CDS encoding AAA family ATPase, whose amino-acid sequence MKKLPIWVSTLREIIEEGHTYVDKTRIVHQLVERGKYYFLSRPHFFRAGSRKKHSTFYALLHPGLANSWFWT is encoded by the coding sequence ATGAAAAAACTGCCCATCTGGGTGAGTACCCTCCGAGAGATCATTGAAGAGGGACACACCTATGTGGACAAGACAAGGATTGTGCATCAGCTGGTTGAAAGAGGGAAATACTATTTTCTCTCAAGGCCCCACTTTTTCCGTGCAGGGTCGCGGAAAAAGCATAGTACCTTTTATGCTCTCCTCCATCCCGGCCTTGCAAACTCATGGTTTTGGACTTAA
- a CDS encoding AAA family ATPase: MERFFNNAGPTVPRDHYHIDPLHRLDWAEIKHLIDSKRYFVLHAPRQTGKTTTLLAMMEAINEEGRYSCAYANIEGAQAARGDVTQGIPAICSVIAGAIRRKLHMPEVFNWLTEHGQRQPVNDLVHQTLEYWSTLSDKPVVLFLDEVDALVGDTLISLLRQVRSGYAQRPE; encoded by the coding sequence ATGGAGCGCTTTTTCAACAATGCCGGGCCCACTGTTCCCAGGGATCACTATCATATTGATCCCTTGCACCGCTTGGACTGGGCAGAAATTAAACACCTCATTGACAGCAAGCGCTATTTTGTCCTGCATGCCCCGCGCCAGACCGGCAAGACAACCACACTGCTGGCCATGATGGAAGCCATCAATGAAGAGGGCCGCTACAGCTGCGCCTATGCCAATATCGAAGGAGCCCAGGCAGCGAGAGGGGATGTGACCCAAGGTATACCGGCTATTTGTAGTGTCATTGCTGGAGCCATTCGCCGAAAACTGCACATGCCGGAAGTATTTAACTGGTTAACTGAGCATGGCCAAAGACAGCCTGTCAACGACCTTGTGCATCAGACGCTTGAATACTGGAGCACCCTGTCTGACAAGCCCGTAGTTCTTTTTTTGGACGAAGTAGATGCCCTGGTAGGGGATACGCTCATATCTCTTTTGCGTCAGGTCCGCTCCGGCTATGCCCAACGCCCTGAGG